One segment of Thermodesulfovibrio sp. 3907-1M DNA contains the following:
- the glpX gene encoding class II fructose-bisphosphatase, whose protein sequence is MNSSLTPAILRVCELAAIEAARLMGKGNRKEADQAAVTAMRKALNDLPIKGRIVIGEGERDEAPMLYIGEEVGNGTGPEVDIAVDPLEGTNLCATGMPNALTVMAVTERNGLLHCPDTYMEKLVVRPQAKGMVDIRKPVKENLEALAKALGRDIDDLVVVVLDRPRHENLIKEIRAAGARIKLISDGDITPAIAATVEGTGIHALMGIGGAPEGVLSAAAVKCLGGEMQARMRWRNEEEKKRAISYGMDIDEDKVYTLDDLVPSDDIIFVATGVTKGDLLNGVRFFGGGARTHSIVIESHQRIVRFVDTIHIFDKLVKITL, encoded by the coding sequence ATGAATAGTTCATTAACTCCAGCAATTTTAAGAGTTTGTGAACTTGCAGCAATTGAGGCTGCAAGACTTATGGGAAAGGGTAATAGAAAAGAAGCAGACCAGGCAGCTGTTACAGCAATGAGAAAGGCTTTGAATGATTTACCTATTAAAGGAAGAATAGTCATAGGTGAGGGTGAAAGAGACGAGGCTCCAATGCTTTATATAGGTGAGGAAGTTGGTAATGGAACTGGTCCTGAAGTTGATATAGCTGTTGACCCTCTTGAAGGAACAAATCTGTGTGCTACAGGAATGCCAAATGCATTGACTGTTATGGCAGTTACAGAAAGAAACGGACTTCTTCACTGCCCTGATACATATATGGAAAAACTCGTAGTTCGTCCTCAGGCAAAGGGAATGGTTGATATAAGAAAACCTGTCAAGGAAAATCTTGAAGCCCTTGCAAAAGCTCTTGGAAGAGACATTGATGACCTTGTAGTGGTGGTGCTTGATAGACCCCGTCATGAAAATTTAATTAAAGAAATCAGGGCTGCTGGTGCGAGAATTAAACTGATCTCAGATGGTGATATTACTCCAGCAATAGCGGCAACAGTTGAAGGAACAGGTATTCACGCCCTGATGGGAATTGGTGGAGCACCTGAAGGTGTGCTTTCTGCAGCAGCAGTTAAGTGTCTTGGTGGAGAGATGCAGGCAAGAATGCGATGGAGAAATGAGGAAGAAAAAAAGCGAGCTATAAGCTATGGAATGGATATTGATGAAGACAAAGTTTATACTCTTGATGACCTTGTTCCAAGTGATGATATAATTTTTGTTGCTACAGGCGTAACAAAAGGTGATCTTCTTAATGGAGTGAGATTTTTTGGTGGAGGTGCAAGAACTCATTCAATTGTAATAGAGTCTCATCAGAGAATTGTAAGATTTGTTGATACAATTCACATATTTGATAAACTGGTAAAAATAACATTATAG
- a CDS encoding MFS transporter, giving the protein MPIKDFLAIIYTTILTISALHMPQPLLPLLGNSFKVEMDTVSLIMSATFIPLTVIPVISGILLNFLPPKGMILLAATVHSFVVFSISMAENVYLVILLRFIEGFLISAILTSNTTYISLKSVKERVPVFMSYYIAFTIIGGLSGRVFGSMIANYFGWRTCFQIMSISLLLVLPIVYYLMEDLKLPKIEQKNYFSFKKFKSIIFDKRNFYIYTAVFCLFFVFSGITNFLPFRIKSINKEASEMLIGFIYSGYITGVFISFIATKIIKLIGNEKKTMLAGFAAYGFFLLIMSIPDISLIFITMFGFCSGMFLIHSVASGYLNKITTMQKSLVNGAYIAFYYSGGVLGSYLPGIVYKNFGWQSFIISLFILVVAGFFMVTKLSDHA; this is encoded by the coding sequence ATGCCGATTAAGGATTTTCTTGCTATAATCTATACTACAATACTTACAATTTCAGCATTACACATGCCTCAGCCCCTTCTGCCTTTACTTGGAAATTCCTTTAAAGTGGAAATGGATACAGTATCTCTTATTATGAGTGCCACATTTATCCCTCTTACAGTAATTCCAGTTATTTCAGGAATTTTACTTAATTTTTTACCGCCAAAAGGAATGATTCTTCTTGCAGCTACAGTGCACTCTTTTGTTGTATTTTCAATATCTATGGCAGAAAATGTTTATCTCGTTATACTTCTCAGGTTTATAGAGGGTTTTTTAATCTCTGCAATTCTTACTTCAAATACAACGTATATTTCATTAAAATCAGTCAAGGAACGAGTTCCTGTTTTCATGTCCTATTACATTGCTTTTACGATAATTGGAGGGCTTTCTGGAAGAGTTTTTGGTAGCATGATAGCCAATTACTTTGGATGGAGAACCTGTTTTCAGATCATGTCAATAAGTCTTCTTCTTGTACTTCCTATAGTTTATTATCTTATGGAAGATTTAAAGTTGCCAAAAATAGAACAAAAAAATTATTTCAGTTTCAAAAAGTTTAAATCTATTATTTTTGATAAAAGAAACTTTTATATTTACACTGCAGTTTTCTGTCTTTTTTTTGTTTTTTCAGGAATAACAAACTTTCTACCTTTCAGAATAAAAAGCATCAACAAAGAAGCCAGTGAAATGCTCATAGGGTTTATCTATTCAGGGTATATTACTGGTGTTTTTATTTCCTTTATTGCAACGAAAATCATAAAATTAATCGGAAACGAGAAAAAAACAATGCTTGCTGGTTTTGCTGCCTATGGTTTTTTCCTTTTAATAATGAGCATACCAGACATATCTCTGATATTTATCACAATGTTTGGTTTTTGCTCAGGCATGTTTCTTATTCATTCAGTAGCCTCTGGTTATTTAAATAAAATCACAACAATGCAAAAAAGCCTTGTAAATGGAGCATATATAGCTTTTTATTATTCAGGTGGTGTTCTTGGCTCTTATTTACCAGGAATTGTATATAAAAATTTTGGATGGCAGAGTTTTATAATCAGTTTATTTATTCTGGTAGTTGCTGGTTTTTTTATGGTCACTAAACTATCAGACCATGCTTAA